The Streptomyces achromogenes genome window below encodes:
- a CDS encoding DUF6355 family natural product biosynthesis protein, whose protein sequence is MRFRRTVLSTIGSVALVVASLGAVTAATASPAAADPCGFYKTGSDAFYNHCTSDGSRVVVKVEVALAPDYERCVGPGRTWLGPAGKIQGAYYVGRLC, encoded by the coding sequence GTGCGCTTTCGTCGTACGGTGCTCAGCACCATCGGTTCCGTCGCTCTCGTGGTCGCCTCGCTGGGCGCGGTGACCGCCGCCACCGCGAGCCCCGCGGCCGCGGACCCGTGCGGCTTCTACAAGACCGGTTCCGACGCGTTCTACAACCACTGCACGTCCGACGGCTCCCGGGTGGTCGTCAAGGTCGAGGTCGCCCTGGCGCCCGACTACGAGCGCTGTGTCGGCCCCGGCAGGACCTGGCTGGGGCCGGCCGGCAAGATCCAGGGCGCCTACTACGTCGGCCGTCTGTGCTGA
- a CDS encoding SMP-30/gluconolactonase/LRE family protein translates to MPRLPRSAGITAAALALGLLATAPAAGDEPAVSAPRVVAHFDLAKGETPENIALEPDGSADLTFSTARQVVNVTREGRERLLATLPAVPDASTPVVGRAVVLGIARAENGTLYVTYATGTRATGIWRIPARGGKPRQIAQLPANGFPNGLALDERRGVLYVADSVLGTVWRVPRAGGKPTAWARGAALEPRNARPAAKVGANGLRLHRDAVWVSNTNAGTLLRIPVGEAGSACAIQTRATGLYALDDFGFVDRHRDEALVALTGGNEVALVRPDGTHQVVLDRQDGLSNPTAVTVRGRTAYVTSAAYFTQKDPNLLLAHVSRRARG, encoded by the coding sequence ATGCCCCGACTTCCCCGTTCGGCGGGTATCACCGCCGCCGCCCTCGCCCTCGGGCTGCTCGCCACGGCTCCCGCCGCCGGAGACGAGCCGGCCGTGTCCGCCCCGCGCGTCGTCGCCCACTTCGACCTCGCCAAGGGCGAGACGCCGGAGAACATCGCGCTCGAACCCGACGGCTCGGCCGACCTGACGTTCTCGACGGCACGGCAGGTCGTCAACGTCACCCGCGAGGGCCGCGAGCGGCTCCTCGCGACCCTGCCCGCCGTGCCGGACGCGTCCACGCCCGTCGTCGGCAGGGCCGTCGTCCTCGGCATCGCCCGCGCGGAGAACGGCACCCTGTACGTCACCTACGCCACCGGCACCCGCGCGACCGGCATCTGGCGCATCCCCGCCCGCGGCGGCAAGCCCCGCCAGATCGCCCAGCTGCCGGCGAACGGCTTCCCCAACGGTCTCGCCCTCGACGAGCGCCGAGGCGTGCTGTACGTCGCCGACTCGGTGCTGGGCACCGTCTGGCGCGTCCCGCGCGCGGGCGGCAAGCCCACCGCATGGGCCCGGGGAGCCGCACTCGAGCCGCGCAACGCGCGGCCCGCGGCCAAGGTCGGAGCCAACGGTCTGCGCCTGCACCGCGACGCCGTGTGGGTGTCCAACACCAACGCCGGAACGCTGCTGCGCATCCCGGTCGGCGAGGCCGGCTCGGCCTGCGCGATCCAGACCCGGGCGACGGGCCTCTACGCGCTCGACGACTTCGGGTTCGTCGACCGGCACCGCGATGAGGCCCTCGTCGCGCTGACCGGCGGCAACGAGGTCGCCCTGGTCCGCCCGGACGGCACCCATCAGGTCGTCCTCGACCGTCAGGACGGACTGTCCAACCCCACTGCGGTGACCGTGCGCGGCAGGACCGCCTACGTCACCAGCGCGGCGTACTTCACCCAGAAGGACCCCAACCTCCTCCTGGCCCACGTGAGCCGGCGCGCCCGGGGCTAG
- a CDS encoding sugar ABC transporter substrate-binding protein, translated as MNTRRRYAAAVVGAALLTLPLAACDGGGQSGSGEGFTVGLLLPSRAVPRWEHSDRPLIEAQVKKLCPACTVEYANAENDVTRQRQQMVSMVTKGAKVLILDAADTRALRSSIQEARRAGVPVVAYDRLAEGPVTGYVGFDGHEVGRLQGQALLDALGKRAEDADVVMVNGDPTSPNAALYRKGALSVLAGEVTIARSYNTLDWSAQNAHANMSAAIAALGPDRIDGVLAANDAIASGVISSLKSAGVTELPPVTGQDADLDAVRRIVKGEQYMTVYKPFKDEASAVAAMAVAVGRGEDPHDRATTTVDSPTTEGIPSVLLTPTAVTAEDVEPVLVDRGVYTVAQICPPRLRAACDRVGLTP; from the coding sequence GTGAACACCCGACGCAGATACGCCGCCGCGGTGGTCGGCGCGGCCCTTCTGACCCTGCCCCTGGCCGCCTGCGACGGCGGAGGGCAGAGCGGTTCCGGTGAGGGCTTCACCGTCGGCCTGCTGCTCCCCAGCCGGGCCGTCCCGCGCTGGGAGCACTCGGACCGGCCGCTGATCGAGGCGCAGGTGAAGAAGCTGTGCCCGGCCTGCACGGTGGAGTACGCCAACGCCGAGAACGACGTGACCAGACAGCGCCAGCAGATGGTGTCCATGGTCACCAAGGGCGCGAAGGTCCTGATCCTCGACGCCGCCGACACCCGGGCGCTGCGCTCCTCCATCCAGGAGGCGCGTCGGGCGGGCGTTCCCGTCGTCGCCTACGACCGCCTCGCGGAGGGCCCCGTGACCGGCTACGTCGGCTTCGACGGACACGAGGTCGGCCGGCTCCAGGGCCAGGCGCTCCTCGACGCCCTGGGCAAGCGGGCCGAGGACGCCGACGTCGTCATGGTCAACGGTGACCCCACCAGCCCCAACGCGGCCCTGTACCGCAAGGGCGCGCTGTCCGTCCTCGCCGGCGAGGTGACGATCGCCAGGTCCTACAACACGCTGGACTGGAGCGCGCAGAACGCCCACGCCAACATGTCCGCCGCCATCGCGGCCCTCGGCCCGGACCGGATCGACGGCGTGCTGGCCGCCAACGACGCCATCGCCTCGGGTGTGATCTCCTCGCTCAAGAGCGCCGGCGTCACCGAACTCCCGCCCGTCACGGGCCAGGACGCCGACCTCGACGCCGTACGGCGGATCGTCAAGGGCGAGCAGTACATGACGGTGTACAAGCCGTTCAAGGACGAGGCGTCCGCGGTCGCCGCCATGGCCGTCGCCGTGGGACGGGGCGAGGATCCCCACGACCGCGCCACCACGACCGTCGACAGCCCCACCACCGAGGGCATCCCGTCGGTCCTGCTCACCCCGACCGCCGTGACGGCCGAGGACGTCGAGCCGGTCCTCGTCGACCGCGGCGTCTACACCGTCGCCCAGATCTGCCCCCCGCGGCTGCGCGCGGCCTGCGACCGGGTCGGGCTCACCCCGTGA
- the dacB gene encoding D-alanyl-D-alanine carboxypeptidase/D-alanyl-D-alanine endopeptidase, with amino-acid sequence MTEIMPDSPTPSFAPGGRRRHRKARQSGVGLRRALVIALAVPVTSAALAGPSAFAVDKGVGTTAKDTSPSKGPDADDQQMAANLATRVLDRRLGSDVSGVVLDADSGNSLWDHNGATALMPASNVKLATSTAALTVLGPDHRFTTKVVYGDGTLTLVGGGDRTLTGADLGELASSAVAGLKAAGLTSVKVAVDDSLFPEPTLANGWNTGYYPDSVAPVRALVVDGHGVQDTSLDAGQAFARQLTAAGVTVDGAVTRATAKATDFPVARHRSAPLSDIVHTMLKTSDNNIAETLLRMTALGAGRPATFEGGTQVVRQVLSQRYGVSLDHFEMYDGSGLSRADRIPAATLADILELLTKPRHARVLGSILDGLPVSGEAGSTLGPEWGRFDDVNSKCAVGKVHAKTGTLTGAVALSGLTQGKDGKWKVFSFVENGSTANPNDIKDAMDGLAATVNGCWA; translated from the coding sequence ATGACCGAGATAATGCCGGACTCCCCCACACCCTCCTTCGCGCCGGGCGGTCGGCGACGACACCGCAAGGCCCGGCAGAGCGGCGTCGGCCTGCGCCGGGCGCTGGTGATCGCGCTGGCCGTGCCCGTCACGTCCGCCGCCCTGGCCGGCCCTTCGGCGTTCGCCGTGGACAAGGGCGTCGGCACGACGGCCAAGGACACCTCTCCGTCCAAGGGCCCCGACGCGGACGACCAGCAGATGGCCGCGAATCTCGCGACCCGGGTCCTGGACCGGCGACTGGGTTCCGACGTCAGCGGCGTGGTCCTCGACGCCGACTCGGGCAACTCCCTCTGGGACCACAACGGGGCGACGGCGCTGATGCCGGCGTCCAACGTCAAGCTCGCCACGTCGACCGCCGCGCTCACCGTGCTCGGTCCCGACCACCGGTTCACCACCAAGGTCGTCTACGGCGACGGCACCCTCACTCTCGTCGGGGGCGGCGACCGCACGCTCACCGGCGCGGACCTCGGCGAGCTGGCGAGCAGCGCGGTGGCGGGCCTCAAAGCGGCCGGGCTGACGTCGGTGAAGGTCGCCGTGGACGACAGCCTCTTCCCCGAACCCACTCTGGCCAACGGCTGGAACACCGGCTACTACCCCGACTCCGTCGCGCCGGTGCGCGCGCTCGTCGTCGACGGGCACGGCGTACAGGACACCTCCCTGGACGCCGGGCAGGCGTTCGCGCGGCAGCTGACCGCGGCCGGGGTCACCGTGGACGGCGCCGTCACCCGGGCCACGGCGAAGGCGACGGACTTCCCGGTCGCCCGGCACCGGTCGGCGCCGCTGTCGGACATCGTCCACACGATGCTCAAGACCAGCGACAACAACATCGCCGAGACCCTGCTGCGGATGACCGCCCTGGGCGCGGGCCGTCCGGCGACCTTCGAGGGCGGCACGCAGGTCGTGCGCCAGGTGCTGAGCCAGCGGTACGGGGTGTCCCTCGACCACTTCGAGATGTACGACGGCAGCGGCCTGTCCCGGGCGGACCGCATCCCGGCCGCCACCCTCGCGGACATCCTCGAACTGCTGACGAAGCCGCGTCACGCCCGCGTGCTCGGCTCCATCCTGGACGGGCTGCCGGTCTCCGGCGAGGCCGGCAGCACGCTCGGACCGGAGTGGGGCCGCTTCGACGACGTGAACTCCAAGTGCGCGGTCGGCAAGGTGCACGCGAAGACCGGCACCCTCACCGGGGCCGTCGCGCTGAGCGGCCTCACCCAGGGCAAGGACGGCAAGTGGAAGGTGTTCTCCTTCGTGGAGAACGGCTCCACCGCCAACCCGAACGACATCAAGGACGCGATGGACGGTCTCGCCGCGACCGTGAACGGCTGCTGGGCCTGA
- a CDS encoding alpha/beta fold hydrolase — translation MNATRTGTLKVPGATLHYETAGKGPVLLLISGGAGDAGMYAGMTPRLAAHHTVVTYDPRGLSRSPLDDPSDAPHADEQVRVWSDDAHRLLELLAPDAEAAVLGCSSGAVVALDLLARRPQRLRRVVTHEPPLVELLDDPAPHRALFAEVRETFHRAGAEAAMARLGEGLSDETGRQAPERPTELPPGIREMAGRMHANLPVFLGRVLVPFSSTVPDLAALRPVADRLTPAAGQDSRGQTALHGPAVRLAELLGSTFTEFPGGHLGAVEDPEEFAGRLLTVLN, via the coding sequence TTGAACGCGACCCGTACCGGCACGCTCAAGGTGCCCGGCGCCACCCTCCACTACGAGACGGCCGGCAAGGGGCCGGTCCTGCTCCTCATCTCCGGCGGAGCCGGCGACGCCGGGATGTACGCGGGCATGACGCCGCGGTTGGCCGCTCACCACACGGTGGTCACCTACGACCCGCGCGGCCTGTCCCGCAGTCCGCTCGACGACCCGTCCGACGCCCCGCACGCCGACGAACAGGTCCGGGTGTGGAGCGACGACGCCCACCGCCTGCTCGAACTGCTCGCCCCCGACGCGGAGGCGGCCGTGCTCGGCTGCAGCTCCGGCGCGGTCGTGGCGCTCGATCTGCTGGCCCGACGGCCGCAGCGGCTGCGCCGGGTGGTCACGCACGAACCGCCGCTGGTGGAACTCCTCGACGATCCCGCTCCGCACCGAGCGCTCTTCGCCGAAGTGCGCGAGACCTTCCACCGGGCAGGAGCCGAAGCCGCCATGGCCCGGCTCGGCGAGGGCCTGTCGGACGAGACGGGGCGACAGGCGCCCGAGCGGCCGACGGAACTGCCGCCAGGCATCCGGGAGATGGCCGGGCGGATGCACGCCAACCTGCCGGTCTTCCTCGGCCGTGTCCTGGTCCCCTTCTCCTCGACCGTGCCCGACCTCGCGGCGCTCCGCCCGGTCGCCGACCGGCTGACGCCCGCCGCGGGGCAGGACTCCCGCGGGCAGACCGCTCTGCACGGGCCGGCCGTGCGGCTCGCGGAGCTCCTCGGATCCACGTTCACGGAGTTCCCCGGCGGCCACCTCGGCGCCGTCGAGGACCCCGAGGAGTTCGCCGGACGCCTGCTGACCGTACTGAACTGA
- a CDS encoding zinc-ribbon domain-containing protein — MIIFGTKGYLYQLAILTLVCGRCGNPAAHTLRKRVTKFTLFFVPLFPISSKYATQCTFCGAEQKIAKEQAEQLQAQAAGHVGGQAYGQPQQQPYQH, encoded by the coding sequence GTGATCATCTTCGGCACCAAGGGATACCTCTACCAGCTGGCGATACTGACGCTGGTGTGCGGCCGCTGCGGCAACCCCGCCGCGCACACCCTCAGGAAGCGGGTCACGAAGTTCACGCTGTTCTTCGTGCCGCTCTTCCCGATCTCCTCGAAGTACGCGACCCAGTGCACCTTCTGCGGCGCCGAACAGAAGATCGCCAAGGAGCAGGCCGAGCAGCTGCAGGCGCAGGCCGCCGGTCATGTCGGCGGTCAGGCGTACGGGCAGCCGCAGCAGCAGCCGTACCAGCACTGA
- a CDS encoding LuxR C-terminal-related transcriptional regulator: MASVLIGDDQSLQRVGLRMLLAGEPDLTVVGETAGGAEAVRLSAALRPDVVLMDGRRPLADDIETIRRITRPAPLAAVGRAARPLGRPPRVLVLTSTGDAAYACAALRAGAGGFLLKDATPDELTAAVRVVAAGDAVITPELTRALIDTVRHEPAALPRDGAAGPDSLTERERDVLVAVASGWSNAEIAARLSIAPTTVKSHVSHILAKIGARARVQAVAFAYEYGLVRPAA; encoded by the coding sequence ATGGCCTCCGTACTCATCGGCGACGATCAGTCCCTCCAACGTGTCGGCCTGCGCATGCTGCTGGCCGGTGAGCCCGACCTCACCGTCGTGGGCGAGACGGCGGGCGGCGCCGAAGCCGTGCGCCTGAGCGCCGCGCTCCGTCCCGACGTCGTCCTGATGGACGGTCGCCGTCCGCTCGCGGACGACATCGAGACCATCCGCCGCATCACCCGTCCCGCCCCCCTCGCCGCGGTCGGCCGGGCCGCCCGGCCGCTCGGGCGCCCGCCGCGGGTGCTGGTCCTGACCTCGACCGGCGACGCCGCGTACGCCTGCGCCGCACTTCGCGCGGGCGCCGGCGGCTTCCTGCTCAAGGACGCCACCCCCGACGAACTGACCGCGGCCGTCCGGGTGGTGGCGGCGGGGGACGCCGTCATCACGCCCGAACTGACCCGTGCGCTGATCGACACCGTCCGCCACGAGCCCGCCGCGCTCCCCCGCGACGGCGCGGCCGGACCGGACTCCCTCACCGAGCGCGAACGCGACGTCCTCGTCGCGGTCGCCTCCGGCTGGTCCAACGCGGAGATCGCCGCGCGGCTGTCCATCGCCCCGACCACCGTCAAGTCGCACGTCAGCCACATCCTCGCCAAGATCGGCGCCCGCGCGCGCGTCCAGGCGGTCGCCTTCGCCTACGAGTACGGCCTGGTGCGGCCGGCGGCCTGA
- a CDS encoding DUF1731 domain-containing protein: MKIVLPGGSGQVGTVLRRALTAAGHQVVVLSRRPAGAGEIAWDGRTPGPWTEEIDGSDVVVNLAGRSVSCRYTPANLEAMMASRVESARVVGEAIAGSARPPRLWLQMSTATVYAHRFDAANDEATGVIGGSEPDVPDYWGYSVDIATAWEGEQEKADTPHTRKVALRSAMVMSPDRGGVFDVLLMLARLGLGGPVAGGAQYVSWIHDRDFVRAVDFLVARDDLSGPVNLAAPAPLPQRAFMRDLRGAWGVPVGLPATRWMAELGAFALRSDTELLLKSRRVVPGRLLEAGFVFDHPQWPQAAADLVRRVRSR, translated from the coding sequence ATGAAGATCGTGCTGCCCGGCGGGTCCGGACAGGTGGGAACGGTCCTGCGCCGCGCGCTGACCGCGGCCGGACATCAGGTGGTGGTGCTGAGCAGGCGGCCCGCGGGCGCGGGCGAGATCGCGTGGGACGGCCGCACGCCCGGACCCTGGACCGAGGAGATCGACGGCAGCGACGTCGTCGTCAACCTGGCCGGGCGCAGCGTCAGCTGCCGCTACACCCCCGCCAACCTCGAGGCGATGATGGCCTCCCGGGTGGAGTCGGCACGGGTCGTGGGCGAGGCGATCGCCGGCTCGGCCCGGCCTCCGCGGCTCTGGTTGCAGATGAGCACCGCCACCGTCTACGCCCACCGGTTCGACGCCGCCAACGACGAGGCCACCGGTGTGATCGGCGGATCGGAGCCGGACGTGCCGGACTACTGGGGCTACAGCGTCGACATCGCGACCGCCTGGGAGGGCGAGCAGGAGAAGGCCGACACCCCGCACACCCGCAAGGTGGCCCTGCGGTCCGCCATGGTGATGAGCCCCGACCGGGGCGGGGTGTTCGACGTCCTGCTGATGCTGGCCCGGCTCGGCCTCGGCGGCCCGGTGGCGGGCGGCGCGCAGTACGTGTCGTGGATCCACGACCGTGACTTCGTCCGCGCGGTCGACTTCCTCGTCGCACGGGACGACCTCTCCGGCCCGGTGAACCTGGCCGCGCCCGCCCCGCTCCCCCAGCGCGCGTTCATGCGCGACCTGCGCGGCGCGTGGGGCGTCCCGGTGGGTCTGCCGGCGACGCGGTGGATGGCCGAACTCGGCGCCTTCGCCCTGCGGTCGGACACCGAACTGCTGCTCAAGAGCCGCCGCGTGGTCCCCGGCCGGCTGCTGGAGGCGGGCTTCGTCTTCGACCACCCGCAGTGGCCGCAGGCCGCCGCCGACCTCGTACGCCGGGTGCGAAGCCGCTGA